A part of Micromonospora chersina genomic DNA contains:
- a CDS encoding GNAT family N-acetyltransferase, producing MFALSLTDDAELRQLMPWHADEFLANLDRCREHIAPWVGASFVATDAESARRVLQNYADRWARDDGGIWGIWQRGTLVGGVLFVSLSTTTGVCEAGCWLEAGAEGQGLVTRAARVIIDWAVRDRGIHRVEWVTKAGNDRSIAVARRLGMSRDGVLRGAAPTPEGRADMEVWSVLAPEWTA from the coding sequence GTGTTCGCCCTCTCTCTGACCGACGACGCCGAGCTGCGGCAGCTGATGCCGTGGCACGCCGACGAGTTCCTCGCCAACCTCGACCGGTGCCGGGAGCACATCGCCCCCTGGGTGGGCGCGTCCTTCGTGGCCACCGACGCCGAGTCCGCCCGCCGGGTGCTGCAGAACTACGCCGACCGGTGGGCCCGCGACGACGGCGGGATCTGGGGCATCTGGCAGCGCGGCACCCTGGTCGGCGGCGTGCTCTTCGTCTCGCTCAGCACCACCACCGGGGTCTGCGAGGCCGGCTGCTGGCTGGAGGCGGGCGCCGAGGGGCAGGGCCTGGTCACCCGGGCGGCCCGGGTGATCATCGACTGGGCGGTCCGGGACCGCGGCATCCACCGCGTCGAGTGGGTCACCAAGGCCGGCAACGACCGCAGCATCGCGGTGGCCCGCCGGCTCGGCATGAGCCGCGACGGGGTGCTGCGCGGGGCCGCCCCGACGCCGGAGGGCCGTGCCGACATGGAGGTCTGGTCGGTGCTCGCCCCGGAGTGGACGGCCTGA
- a CDS encoding acyl-CoA dehydrogenase family protein — MTDPLLFHPHRYDPAHLDETSRRLLRATVDWFESRGKQALVDSYNHQEWYADFLAFAAKEGLFATFLTPAADAGDDPDKRWDTARNAALSEILGFYGLGYWYTWQVTVLGLGPVWQSGNTAARARAAALLDEGHVMAFGLSERPHGADIYSTDLLLTPDADGGFRATGGKYYIGNGNVAGLVSVFGRRADVEGPEGYVFFAADSRHPAYRLVRNVVNAQMYVSEFRLENYPVRAEDVLHTGPAAFDAALNTVNVGKFNLCTASIGICEHAMYEAVTHAHQRILYGRRVTDFPHVRRELTDAYARLVAMKLFSDRAVDYFRSAGPDDRRYLLFNPMTKMKVTTEGEKVIDLLWDVIAAKGFEADTYFDKAAKDIRGLPKLEGTVHVNLALILKFMPNYLFRPAAHPPVPTRQDPADDEFLFRQGPARGLGAIRFHDWRAAYDAHAHLPNVARFREQADGLTALLAAHAPDEAQQRDLDFLLTVGQLFALVVYGQLILEQAELTGLDADLLDEIFDLLVRDFSAYATDLHGKAATTEAQAAWALAHLRRPVVDADRTARVWQRVVALSGAYEMHP, encoded by the coding sequence GTGACCGACCCGCTGCTGTTCCACCCCCACCGCTACGACCCCGCCCACCTCGACGAGACCTCCCGGCGGCTGCTGCGCGCCACCGTCGACTGGTTCGAGTCGCGCGGCAAGCAGGCCCTCGTGGACAGCTACAACCACCAGGAGTGGTACGCCGACTTCCTGGCCTTCGCCGCCAAGGAGGGACTCTTCGCCACCTTCCTCACCCCGGCCGCCGACGCCGGCGACGACCCGGACAAGCGCTGGGACACCGCCCGCAACGCCGCCCTCAGCGAGATCCTCGGCTTCTACGGCCTCGGCTACTGGTACACCTGGCAGGTCACCGTGCTCGGCCTCGGGCCGGTCTGGCAGAGCGGCAACACCGCCGCCCGGGCCCGCGCCGCCGCGCTGCTCGACGAGGGCCACGTCATGGCGTTCGGTCTCTCCGAGCGGCCGCACGGCGCCGACATCTACTCCACCGACCTGCTGCTCACCCCCGACGCCGACGGCGGCTTCCGGGCCACCGGCGGCAAGTACTACATCGGCAACGGCAACGTCGCCGGCCTGGTCTCGGTCTTCGGCCGCCGCGCCGACGTCGAGGGCCCCGAGGGGTACGTCTTCTTCGCCGCCGACAGCCGGCACCCGGCGTACCGGCTGGTCCGCAACGTGGTCAACGCGCAGATGTACGTCAGCGAGTTCCGCCTGGAGAACTACCCGGTGCGCGCCGAGGACGTGCTGCACACCGGCCCGGCGGCCTTCGACGCCGCGCTCAACACCGTCAACGTCGGCAAGTTCAACCTCTGCACCGCCTCCATCGGCATCTGCGAGCACGCCATGTACGAGGCGGTCACCCACGCCCACCAGCGGATCCTCTACGGCCGGCGGGTCACCGACTTCCCGCACGTGCGCCGCGAGCTGACCGACGCGTACGCCCGCCTGGTGGCCATGAAGCTGTTCAGCGACCGGGCGGTGGACTACTTCCGCTCGGCCGGCCCGGACGACCGGCGCTACCTGCTGTTCAACCCGATGACCAAGATGAAGGTCACCACCGAGGGCGAGAAGGTCATCGACCTGCTCTGGGACGTGATCGCCGCCAAGGGCTTCGAGGCCGACACCTACTTCGACAAGGCCGCCAAGGACATCCGCGGCCTGCCGAAGCTGGAGGGGACGGTGCACGTCAACCTGGCGCTGATCCTCAAGTTCATGCCCAACTACCTGTTCCGGCCGGCCGCGCACCCGCCCGTGCCGACCCGGCAGGATCCGGCCGACGACGAGTTCCTGTTCCGGCAGGGCCCGGCCCGCGGCCTCGGCGCGATCCGCTTCCACGACTGGCGTGCCGCGTACGACGCCCACGCCCACCTGCCCAACGTGGCCCGGTTCCGGGAGCAGGCCGACGGGCTGACCGCCCTGCTCGCCGCCCACGCGCCGGACGAGGCCCAACAGCGGGACCTGGACTTCCTGCTCACCGTCGGCCAGCTCTTCGCCCTCGTCGTCTACGGCCAGCTGATCCTGGAGCAGGCCGAGCTGACCGGACTCGACGCCGACCTGCTGGACGAGATCTTCGACCTGCTGGTCCGGGACTTCTCCGCGTACGCCACCGACCTGCACGGCAAGGCGGCCACCACCGAGGCGCAGGCCGCCTGGGCGCTGGCCCACCTCCGGCGGCCGGTAGTCGACGCCGACCGCACCGCCCGCGTGTGGCAGCGGGTGGTCGCCCTCTCCGGCGCGTACGAGATGCACCCCTGA
- a CDS encoding PadR family transcriptional regulator — protein sequence MSLEHAILVSLLEQPASGYELARRFDRSIGRFWTATHQQIYRVLKRMEHDDWLTAEEIGQEGLPDKKIWSVTPTGRSALVTWLRAPVQPEAVRHELAVKIRGAAFDDAAGRAALVAEVERYRADHEATLAGYLAGERRDFPDPAARDARAALQHVVLRGGIAYERMVLAWLDDVLDTLDSLGKAQP from the coding sequence ATGTCGCTGGAGCACGCCATCCTCGTCTCGCTCCTGGAGCAGCCCGCCTCCGGCTACGAGCTGGCCCGGCGCTTCGACCGCTCGATCGGCCGCTTCTGGACCGCCACCCACCAGCAGATCTACCGCGTCCTCAAGCGGATGGAGCACGACGACTGGCTCACCGCCGAGGAGATCGGCCAGGAGGGCCTGCCGGACAAGAAGATCTGGTCGGTCACCCCCACCGGGCGCTCCGCCCTGGTCACCTGGCTGCGCGCCCCCGTGCAGCCCGAGGCGGTCCGGCACGAGCTGGCCGTCAAGATCCGCGGCGCCGCGTTCGACGACGCGGCCGGCCGCGCCGCCCTGGTGGCCGAGGTCGAGCGCTACCGCGCCGACCACGAGGCCACCCTCGCCGGCTACCTGGCCGGCGAACGCCGCGACTTCCCCGACCCCGCCGCCCGGGACGCCCGCGCGGCCCTCCAGCACGTCGTGCTGCGCGGCGGCATCGCGTACGAGCGGATGGTCCTCGCCTGGCTCGACGACGTGCTCGACACCCTCGACTCCCTCGGAAAGGCTCAGCCGTGA